The sequence cttcacacacacactactTGTGTCTGCCTTTATACTATGGCACCGCCGCATAGTTGTGACAGAGGCCACGTGGCTCACAAACACTGACTGGCCTTTTGCAGGAAAAAGCTTGCCCACCCCCAGTCAAGAGTCCTAAAGCCACTTGCGTTCGCTGATGATCGGTGAACAGGAGCTCCCCGCCTCACAGGGCGGTCCATTCTGTGTCCATCCAGGTCTTTAGGAAAGTTTCTCCTTGCTTCCTTGTCACTTGGTTGTAATTCTGTTAACAGGAGTCTTTACTCCTGTCACACACAGATGCCCTGCCTGCCGTCTTCTCCTGTCCAGGGCTCCCCTCCTGCTAGGTCCCTCCCAGAATGTCACCTGACACGAAGCCTGCTACCTTGGGTGTCTTCCCTTGAGTGCAGAATCGAATGTCTTaccatctttcttctctgtcctctgtAAGCTGCTGCTGGAATGAATGCATTAGCCTGTCTGGGGAGCCCTTCACTCACTGGACTTCACGTATTCGAGGTCATCTCTCAGTATGTTACGGTCCAGCCAACATGCATCCAAGGACAAACATCTGCCGTGAATCTATCTATTGCCCCCCCAGTGGAATTTGTTCTTGGTTGACCTGCTTCCTGCTGACTAACCCTCTTTTTTGCTCGACCCTTAAATGTTAGGGTCTCACAACCTCCATGGTTCTCTTGTCTCCTTCTACACCTTCTCCTTGGATGGTCCTAACCACACTCTTAGCTTTGACTGTCTATATGCTCCAAAATCCTGAACTGGAAGGACggccaaatttttttcctttatttttagttATCTCCTACACATCTCACCAGGATGCTGTTGACTCCAGCTGTCTCGTGTTCAGACTTTCTCATCTTCTTAGGtctgcctccctcctcactcccctctGCGCTGACTCTGCTCCTCCCCGTTTATTCATTTCAACTAATGGTACCACCACCCACGCCCCTGCATAAGCTGGAAACCCAGAATTAGCCTCAGTTCTGCCCCTTTTCCATCCATCACTTCCAAGCAGACACCGGGGGGTCTGTTACCATCTGTAGCTCTCAGAGCTGtcgtcccctctccccactgctgcGGCCTTAGCTCAGTCCTGACCACTTCCCCCATCCCTGCTGCAGTAACTCCCTGCCTTGTCCCTCCTCTCCAGGGTGCTCCTTTCTCTACTGCTGTAATAATCTTTCTAAAAGAAATTTCCATCATGTTCTCCACCGGGGGCTTCCCATTCTGTGAAAGCTGAGGGTTTCATAATCTGGTCCCTGCTTCACCTCCGTAGGAGAGTCCTAGGACTGCCGTGGCAAATCACCAGAGTCGGTAGCTTGAAACAGCAGAAATGTGTTCTCTCGTAGTTCTGGAAATCAAGGTAGCTTCCTTCTTTGGGGCTCAGAGGGAGAGTCAGTTGCAGGCCTCTCTTCTCGGTTCTGGCGGTGGTGGTGGGcagtccttggtgttccttggcttagAGAGACATCTCTCtagcctctgcctccatcttcacacggCTCCTCccctgtgtgtctctgggtcATCTTATGACCCTCTTAGAGGGGTACCAGccactggattagggcccaccctaagttggaatgacctcatcttagctaATTACATCTGTGAAAACTCAATTTCCAGGCAACAAACATCATGTTCCAATGTTCTGGGTGGACATGAGGTTTTCAACCTAGGACGCCCCCTTCCAGCCTCAACCCTTACTGCCTTCTCCCCTGTGGGCTTGCTTGTTTACTTTGGTGCCCCCTATGGGTGCGCATTCACCAGGCCGACAGGGAGAAGGAATCCCACGCAGAGGAAGGAGGATGTCTGAAGGGCCACAGAGAGCTGAGTCTTAACACAATAGTGCTTTAAGTTTTTTTTGGCCTCACTGTACTTTAAGGCACAGCTCAGATGTTACCTCTTTTGCAAAGCCTTCTCTGACCTCCCCGGTGGCATTTCTGTTCCCTCAGGACTTGGTACCTACATATTTTATGGCCGTCGTACTTAACGTTTTGAGTATTTGATCATTCGCTAGTATTCCCACCTGGCCCCTGTGTGGTCCCGGGGCAGACTCTGCACTTCATCTGTGGGCCAGGTTCCCAGCCCACTGCCTGGCACCTGGCAGGTGGGCAGGCTATGTTTCTGAATGAATTTGCCCATCTGCATCAAGTCCCGTAAGACGCAATCACATCCATTTCAGGAGAGGAGCAGTTCAGTCCTAGTTGGACGTATCTTTGCCTTAGTGAGGTAGAGAGGACTTGAGCAGGTTGGGCTGGATCCCGTCCAGGTTTCCTTCtgtctggaggttctgttgtccTAACTACAGCCCTtgccagaaacaaaacaaaattttaaggcAAGTAGACTGAAAACATGTCAACTTCTTGGTTCCACCTTGCTTCGAAAAGCTTTACCAGCTTTGGAAGAGCTCAGCACTAAGTAATACAGACATCGTACAGAATTACGTGGTCACGGCTTTGGGAGACGCCAGGCATCTCAGATCTACCTGGGAGCAGACTCAGCTGAGGAGCAAAGCCGCTCCCCATCCAGCAGATGCACTCAGAAAGCTCGGCAGCTTTTCCACGTTCCTTATTTGGACAAAAGGGTTTTAAGGACTATAAtttaatactttttcagattcctatTTCCGTTGAATTCACTTTAATACCAGCTGGTTGCAGATTTCGCTGAAAGTCACCTTTTTCTTTGTGAcgggaaaggaaaaagaggtttaacggtggaagaaaaaaaagaaatggggcaTGCAGCCACCTTCCACTAGAGGTGGCCAAGGTACACGGATGTTTTAGAAGAAAGCAAAAGCCCCATGGATGATGCCTTTATACATCCATTTCCTAATTGCAGCGAGTGAGCCGTGCTGAACTGTTTATTGGTGCTAATTATCACACCGTGTTGGCATGTGAGAAGAATTGCCACAGGCTTTAAACAGTCACTTTTTAATTCAGGAGAACAGTTTGGTAAAAGGCTGTTATTCAAATAGCTTTGAAACAAAAGTGACTTAAACAAATATTCCCCAGCCCCAAGTTAGACCTAGTGTTCCCTCTGTGGTTCCCAAAGAAATGCCTGGTCCTTCTGGTTCTGGAAGCAGCACAAACTCTCCATCATGCAGGGACGTTTTTCATACTAATGGGCACCCTCAGAGGGGGCTAGGATTGAGGGAACACTGCTTCCCGCTGTAGCCAACTCTGAATTCTGTAGGCAAAATTCAGCTAATCCCAGCCTATCATGTGTGTCACTGCATCACAGCTCTTTGCCAGCTGGGTTCGTAATTTTGAGAGCCCCCCTCCCGTGCCACAACCCCGAAGGGAAGTGACTGCACTGGTGAGATGGCTTCGCAGAGTCTCAGACCCATTTGTGCAACTTCTCTTTCCCTCAGAGTGGGAATTCCTAGTGTGGGTTCCGTGAGAGCATCAGGGAGTCTCCGAACTGGGATAAGAACACCCATGGCGGCTGTGTTTGGTATGCACTTCAAGCTGAACCTTAACATTAAAAGATAGTGTATAAGGAGGCGACAGCCTACACAGTGTATCAGTGCCCCGTGCCTGTGTCACCCACAGAAGTCACAGGTATCTTTGGGAACTTTTTACTCCTCATTTCAGAGTTACTGTGTCCTTGGACCATCTGTGAGATCCCGTTAAATGTGCTGATGTCTTTTAATGTTGTGATAACTGCCTGCCAGCATCACCCCTTTCCTTCGTGAATCTGTGCGTTATTTTGTGCATTTACAAAACGTTATTCTTCACGAAAATCAAGGAGAGACTGAGGAACTGTCGCCAAACCAAGGAGTCTAGGGAGACGTGACAACAAAATGCCATGGATACCCTGGACGAGATCTTGGAACAGAAAGAAGACAGTAATGAAACACTGGGGAAGTCCAAGGCAAAGCCTGAAACGTAGTTAACAGTAACGTGCCAGCGGTGGTCGCTCCATCTGGACAAGTGTACATGGAGCTGTAAGATGCCAACAGCGGGGAAGACTGGATGAGGTTATTCGAGAACGCTCGGTACcgtctttgcaacttttctgtacatCGAAATTTATACTGAGAAGCACAGTGTTGGGTCTGCTGCCGGCTCCCAGAGATGCTGGGGTGGGCGTTTGTGTCAACTCCAGGCCATCGTGGCCTCTTCCTGTTACTGCAACTCTAAGGAGCTGCGGAAAGGGACCAATCCAAGGGTCGGGAAAGGTCTTCCAGAGAAGTGAAATGATTTGCAGTGTCTCATGGTGGAAGAGGCGTGGTTCTGGGGTCAGAGATGAAGCTTCATATTCTCTTGCTGTCACTAGCTTTCTGCTCTGTGGCCAGAAATGGCTCTgggctccctcttcccctttgcaAAATGAAGCCATCAGTAACAGCCTCACCAGTGTTGCTCCAAGTGAAGATAACGTGTCCCTTCGGTTGCTGTTCAGTTGGTTTTAGCTGCTGTGTTTTGGTGCCTTTTCattgccaggcaccatgctaagcaTTTTTCATAAAGTATCTAGTTTAATCGTCATGCCCCCTGTACGATGTGACCATTTCatagataggaaaactgaggtgAGAGGCTCAGCAACCTTGCTGCCAAGGCCACTAAGCTGACCTGACCTCCAGGTCTATGCTGACTGCAACTCATGGTCCCCTTAATGTCTTCTCTTGAGGCTCTGTGTTTCCCCACTGCCCTGGAGGACCTGGTTACCGGATGCTCTGTGCTCTCTCTGACTTCTGAGTCCCCACTTACTTGTTTTGCATATCCATCCAGCTCGGGATGCTCCACTTATGACTGTTGCCCACGGGGGTGGGCTTCTCTGGACTTGAGATTATTCTGGCTGTTAAGTGAGAGCTTGGGCAATCCTCACAGTCTGTCCCACCATGGGAGCTCTGCTCtgaattctgtgattttttttttcaactgacgtatagttgatttacaatgttgtgttagtttctggtgcaagaaagaaggaaacaatgccacttgcagcaagatggatggccATAGAAATGATCATACAAAGTGAAGTCAGGCAGGCGCGTTCTGTGACTTTTAACTGCTCATTTCAGCTGGTTCGTGGGGTGATGACTGGATCACTGAAGCCAacatttttctgatttgttttgaGCAAAGTTATGCATTTCTGTGTCATTCTCCCAGatcccagaaaggaaaaaaacagaattctCAAAGCCTTAGCAACCTCCTAAAAccatagcaattaaaaaaaaaaaagaacccagagGCCACTGTGACATTTACTGTTTGTTGATTAAGATTTCATTGAGGAATTATTCTAAAAGACAGggggataattttatttttccatttccatcAGCGATTAGAGAAGAGACATCAGGTGTCCCTATGTAGTTGccaattatttcaaattaaagtCTCTTGAAGTGGGGAGAAAAGGTAGTTACCAGTATCAAGTACTAGCTGGACAGGTGAATTTAGCCATAAGTAGTAGTTATTGGAGGAGGAGCCTGATTTTCGTAAGCGATGTGGGCATGCACTTTTGTCTCAGAATAAGAAAGCCGTGAGCAGCAGTTACTTtgttggggctggggttggggtctGTTGATCCCATGAGTTGCTCTCctgttttccagtttttcccCTACATCCTGCTGCTGGTGGCAATCCTCCTGTACCTGCCCTCCCTGTTCTGGCGTTTCACAGCTGCACCTCATCTCTGCTCAGATTTGAAGTTCATCATGGAAGAACTTGACAAAGTTTACAACCGTGCAATCAAAGCTGCCAAGAGCGTCCGTGACCTTGACTTGAGAGATGGTGCCTGCCCAGCTCCAGAAAACGAGAACATGGGGCAAAGGTAACCAAGCCCCCAGCAGCTAGCCCATCCGGTTTTGCGGCATGAGTTTTCAGCCCTTCTCCTGCCCGTCTGGGCTTCGGGTTCTCACAGCCAATACATGGGGGACTGCCCTCCACCCAGTGGCACTCAGGGAGCCAGATGTCACCCCCACCTGTCCGCCCCAGCACCTGTCCTCACATCCGGGGCCCCTCCCTTGTTGAGTGTAACAGCGCTGTCTCATGTTCTAAAATGCAGCTCTAGCTGCTTTTATGTACCCCTCGTGGAGAAGCACAGAGGACTGTGAGGCCACTGAGCTCAGGACAGACGTGAGGGAAATGGGGAAGGAGCAGACAGTGCCTCGcttttttcacattcttcctcTGGTTCTTGTTATTGACACTAGTAATAATACTAAtagctctcatttttaaaatacttaatctGATCTAATACTTAATCTAGTATTTAATCAAATACTTTAATACTTAATCTCAGACACTGTGCTGAGTTTTCTCagtccattatctcatttaatcctcaaaacatcATTACTcctaacttcatttatttatcccccttccttttttttcccccaggtaaAAACACTGCCCTGTAGCTGTTAAGTGGGAGACCTGGGACCTGGACTAGGTCTGCTGGCCCCCAGCCTCAGCCCACCCTCATCCcagctgcctgcctccctcccctcaccaaaaGGAGGCATGTATTTTCTAGCTAGGGTAGAAGATTCTTCACCTTATTTGCACCCTTGAATGGgaaattatagtttaaaaaaaacagcagcAGGACTATcagatttatttaacatttaacattctctaggtgccaggcactggcacCTAGAGAATTTACAAACATAACATTTAACTGACTAGGTCTTCCTTAAAATATTAAGGGGCAAAgtgttttattattgcttttttttttttttttcaaacctgaTTTTATTCCCTGGTGCTGTAGTGAAGTTACAGGTAGAGAAGCATGGGAAGAAAGGTGTTGGAGCTTTTCAGTGTGATACTCTTGAGTGTGTTTCTATTTGATGGTAAgtgtttaaattatttctatttgtctttttttctgtctagTTTGTGGGAGATATCGGAAAGCCACTTCAAGTATCCTATCGTGGAGCAGTacttaaagacaaagaaaaactccAGTAATCTAATTGTCAAGTACGTCGGCTGCCGGGTGCTGTCACTGAGCATTATCCTGTTGGCCGGCGTCTACCTGGGCTATTACTTTAGCCTCTCCTCCCTCTCGGACGAGTTCGTCTGCAGCATCAAATCCGGGATCTTGAAAAACGACAGCACCGTCCCGGATCAGTTCCAGTGCAAACTCATTGCCGTCGGCATCTTCCAGTTGCTCAGTTTCATCAACCTGGTGGTGTACGTCCTGCTGGCTCCCGTGGTGGTCTACATGCTGTTTGTTCCATTCCGGCAGAAGACGGATGTCCTCAAAGTGTACGAAATCCTGCCCACTTTCGATGTTCTGCATTTCAAGTCAGAAGGGTACAACGATCTGAGCCTCTACATTCTGTTCTTGGAGGAGAACATTAGTGAACTCAAGTCCTACAAATGTCTCAAGGTCCTGGAGAACATTAAAAGCAGCGGTCAGGGCATCGACCCCATGCTCCTCCTGACCAACCTCGGTATGATCAAGATGGACGTGGTCGATGGCAAAAATCCCAAGCCCGTGGAGATAATGGGAGACGAGCAGGGGGACCAGACGACAGAGCTCACAGGTAGGCTTAGCTTTCAGGCCCAAGGCTAAGGATGCCCAGAGCCACCCCCGCAGCCGCCTTTTATGTGTAATTGACAGTCTTCGCCCCGCCCACCACTGTTAAACCATTTTCCTGGCGTGGTCTTAGGTGAGACCCCCCAGCCCTAGGGGAAGAGGGGTAGCGTTGGTGCTGCCGCAaatgtgcagagaaggaaagtgTCCTTCTTCTAGATTGTgctctcttttcatctccttgtTCTCTGTTTCATCCTCCATCTCTTACTCGAGGATTCCTCCGTGATGTTATCCTTGctaatttttgtcttattttactgGCTTTTCTTCCCGTATCTCTGATCATCTTGACTGTCGTTCTCTGTCTCTTACAAAAGGGACTGagagtttgttgatttaattgtTGCCCTGGCCCAACTTCAGTGTGCTTTGAAACGAGGCTCAGATTAGCCAGCTAAGGCCAAGAATAGGGGGTAGATTTCTAGAAGTCAGTTAGTGCCGATGGGTCTTACTGTGTGACTTCTGTCATAAATACTTGTTTTCTACGTTGACAGATTTGAATGTACACGGTGAAACGAAAATAAGTAACGGAGAGAAGAATGCTCGACAGAGACTCCTGGATTCTTCTTTGTGAGGAGTTTTTCCATGAACTTCAAGGAGCGGGGACTTCAGGGACGTGGAATTCGTTTTGGCTGAAGCACCTTGTCAGGTTCCCAGCTGGTTTCCAGTCAGTGGTTCTCGCTAGAGATACTGAGCATGTCTCACTGAGTCCCTGATGAAAAAGTGGAAAAGAGTTCAGGAACTTCCTGTGAGACAGTGTGGAGATAAGTCAGCCGCAGGGAGCACAGATGCAGAAGTCCCATCCGATGGAAGGTGGGGAGACTCATCGAAGTAAGAGTAGTAGCCCGTTCAGTGCCTCCGAGAAACACCTTTCTGTACAGATGGTGGAATGAGTCTTAGGGCTACTGGCAAGGAAGGGGTTcaggaggtttttttgttttatttcataaaattataataaacgTGTCAGGGGACAATTTAATATGAATCTCCTCTGTGCCCCGATGAATGCTGGACAAGAAAGACTGTGGACCCAAGGGTGGACTGGCTCCTGGCCGTGTCCTAAGTTGGGAGAACGGCTGGAGTCTCGGTTCTTATACACCAGGCTCTTGACCCTGCTACCTGTCAGCCTTCACCAACTGAAATCCTCTGACGACCATTTAATGCACTCTGCTGCGGAGGGCAGCGGACCCAAGCACTGAAACCTCGTCAATAAGACAGCATTCAAAGGATATTTATTGGTGACGTTTACACAGGAAAGGGTGCTTCTGAAAGAGCCCACTGGGGCGAAGCTGAACATGCAAAACAGATTAATCCAGTCACTCGTCTGCAGGGCGTTCCCCTGTTGTCAGACGCATTCGAAACAGGGTGTCACTTAAACCAATTAGCAGAACACAGAAGGCTTGAATCCTACCTGTTGTGATCGGAAGGTATAAATGACATCTGGCAGACGGATGTGCTCGGAGCCAGAACCtagcagtttattttatttacgTTTAAGAACATCTGCTAAAAATTCATTGTAATTTAGAATTCTACGGTGTCAGAGTTGAGGCCACTTGGGAAGAACATTCTAGTATTGACGGGGAATTCTAGAATAAATGTCACAAATGGGTATATAGTATTTATAACACCCAGGCattatttcataaacatttaaggctgactcagtatcaaaaaaagtTTTGCACTTCTGATCATGTAAATAAAGCCTaattatgtttacattttatacaaaattctgaaaaatgaCACCTGTGGCCCTCCCTGTCTCTATTCTTAGAAAGTTAATACATTGCTAGTGAGTGGCCCTTATgagcctcagtgttcacagcCAGCTTTTAGGGACAGTTGTTCACCTAATCTAATTACATAAGCTGCTCTCTGCCTTTTGGAATATTCACAGAAGCAGATTTCATTTGTGCTTCTGTGATGGTTTCTGAGATGGAAAGCTAATGATAAATATCAAAGATGCAATCAGTGTTTTAAATTATTCTCACTGTGTGATATTTATTACCGTTTAATTATAGTGTGACTTAGAAGTGTCAGTAACTTAAATAATCGATTTTGCTATGTTTTTATATCACTATCTGAGACGTTTCGTCACACTTCTCTACACTGGTTTCTTTTTATAATTggaaaattttctgaaatatatttttctatgtttttttttttaaacctcagctTCTCTATGGACGGCCCCTAATTTGTATTTTAAGTGGTAAAAGTAGATACATTATCTTAGAAGACCAGGAACTCTCTAAGGCCTGTCACATGTAATTCTTTAATCAGAGTTAATATAATTGGAGCCCTTATCCTCTGTGCACTGCCCTGTTCCTGCTCTCTGAGCTCCGGTAGGATCTGTGAGGTCCCAAACATAGGTACCAAGAGGAAGAGTGACCACAACACAGGCCCCTCCAGAAAACTCCCAGCAAATGCTCTGTGCTCTTGGGAGAGAACCGTATTGTTGTTCTGTTTCCCATCATCTCTAGCTGATGGTTTGAGATTCTAGTTAGTTTTTCCTAGCGTTTCTTTAGCCACGTCCCCCTAGGCTGAAGCCTGAACACAACAATAACACAGACGCTGATTCTGAACGGGAAGAGTGCCGGCCACCTTTTGTTTCTTACCTTGCAGGGGCGGGCACCACAAGCACTGTCCACAAAGTCATGGCGCCCGGAGGCTGGCGTGGATGTCTGCTCGTACACTTTGGCTTGGGAAAAAGCGTATTTAGGAAAGTGAATTCATCTGTCTGCCTGTCGCTGGCTCAGAGGGAGCACTACTTTCATGGAGGCAGATTTCTGAGGGTGAGGAGTCGCTCATTGCTTTATAAAAGGGGACAAACAGATCCTAAACAACCACCCCACCCTAGGAGTCGCCGACTTTTGTTCTGGCCTGTCTTCCTAATAAGCCACCACAAGGCCTCTGAGCCAGGCTCGTACGTTACACCAGCGTTGCCGCTGGGATCCTTCTGACAGCAGTGTCCGGCTGCGCGTGGAATTTTACCAAAGGACAGGCAGAGATCCTCTATACAGAGGCTCTTAAACTTTTGGGGGTTACAAACACCcttgtaaatacatttttttaaaactatagatGCACCTCTCCGCCAGATACACACACAACACTACATACCCCTTCAGGAGTCCTCGTGATCCACGCATCCAAGGTTTAGAAGCTGTGCTCTTGTGGCTGGGGACCGAGCCGCACGGTGGGGGATCCAGGCTCCCGTGGCCCATGTGGAAGGCTGCTACTTGCAACAGTGAGTCTCAACTGTACATTGACTTAGTGAAATCATGTTTGCACGCTTTTGAGCGAACTGTCCCTTTTGAGTAACTGACTTCACTTTTGAGAGACTGAAAAAGTCGAGAGAGTGAGTGGGCGGCAGTGGCTTGGAGTTGGAGTGATCAGGGGGCCGGCTTTGACTGCTGTTCTCTGGCCCCCAGGCATGATTACTCCAGACCCAAGCCACTGTCCAGGTGCGGCCTCCCTAGAATGCGGGCACACACCTGCCCTGTAAGATGGTCTGTCCTACATGTAGTCATCCAGGGAGAAGGTCAGAAGCGTCCCACAGTGTGGTGGGCTCTGATGCATGCTGGTGTTTCATTTGTGGAAGATTCCTGTTCTGAGTCCCCTCTCCCGTCCTTAGCACGGGCTCAGGTGGGATGGCAGGGGACTGCAGGCCTTGTCCCTGGAAGAACTGCTTAGTTGTTATAGGCGGATTGTTTCACAGCTTTTTAAACGCACCCATGTTCGGTTTCCTTTGCTTATTGGTCCAGGATAAATCAGAGATCTATCAGGGTAGGAGTTTTATCCACTGCTACATTGCAGGCTCCTGCAAAACAATGACTGGTGTGTACAAGCCTTTCTGTGAACatctgttgaacaaatgaatgccATTATGATAAATCCTAGTTTGTTGACTACAGTGATttgattttaaaaggcaaatggtTCTCcgcaggacagggcaggggaggCTCACTGAGCCTCTTGGTGGAGAGAGGAATGTTTCTGCAGATGAATAGGTTTCCACATGTACTGACAGTTCGTAGCTTTTTATTGTGAAGTAAGCTGGGGTCACTTTACAAGTTCAAGACAAGTTCAGTGTTGCCTCCCAATGATTAGGGCAACTGAAGTGATAAAGTTCCTGGTCTTGTTAATTTCCCAGAGTAACCTCTTGAAAAGGGATGTTGATTGAAATGTACAATTACCAGTAACTGAACTTTCATCTGAGGGCACTGAGATGAAATGGCTCCTTCAGGGCAGTCATTGGCATCCCCGCCCTGTTTTTCACAAGTAAAGTGAAACCTTTCAAAAAGGTTGGTAATGATGATATTGTGTCATTTGTGAAATATAGTAGATGTTAATCCGTGATGGGTTTGTCCTGCTTGCTTTAGATGAAATGTATTGTGTTTCCGGGTTCtctttttagctgtagaaatacCTTGTCACTTAAAGCATGCGGTTTGGTCAGTAATTGTTCTTCAAGCTCCTGAGTGTTATGATAGTTTCTCATGCCTTGAGTACTTCCCTGTGCCCAGGGAAGAGGAGACACGTCCTTGTAGAATTCCACAATGTCACAACTGATTTCCACAAAAACTGAAGCCATCAGCTCCTCTTTCACGAGTGgcctttttttaaagcatcatgattaaaattttatggTATTCTCTAAAGTGGTGCTCCAGGcataatttaaattctttttcatgactaAGTTGCTTcaaaacatttagagaaaaaaatgaatgttctAAAAGATGCTGTGTCCTTTGGTAAGAATGATTGGTTTCTATTTCGCAGAGACTGAAGGATGAGAACAAATTAGTCTCAGaaaatgacctttaaaaaaaaacacaagaaccTTGAAAGCACTGCGTTTGGGTGATGATCACTGTTATAGTTCATATTTCCACTTAAGTCCT is a genomic window of Camelus bactrianus isolate YW-2024 breed Bactrian camel chromosome 10, ASM4877302v1, whole genome shotgun sequence containing:
- the PANX1 gene encoding pannexin-1, whose product is MAIAHLATEYVFSDFLLKEPSEPKFKGLRLELAVDKMVTCIAVGLPLLLISLAFAQEISIGTQISCFSPSSFSWRQASFVDSYCWAAVQQKDSLRGDSENLPLCLHKFFPYILLLVAILLYLPSLFWRFTAAPHLCSDLKFIMEELDKVYNRAIKAAKSVRDLDLRDGACPAPENENMGQSLWEISESHFKYPIVEQYLKTKKNSSNLIVKYVGCRVLSLSIILLAGVYLGYYFSLSSLSDEFVCSIKSGILKNDSTVPDQFQCKLIAVGIFQLLSFINLVVYVLLAPVVVYMLFVPFRQKTDVLKVYEILPTFDVLHFKSEGYNDLSLYILFLEENISELKSYKCLKVLENIKSSGQGIDPMLLLTNLGMIKMDVVDGKNPKPVEIMGDEQGDQTTELTDLNVHGETKISNGEKNARQRLLDSSL